A single region of the Enterococcus mundtii genome encodes:
- a CDS encoding permease prefix domain 1-containing protein, producing MKTIKDYLDSLFLNVPNTPETKKAKEDLLAIMEDQYHGLLEEGKSEHEAIGAVISEFGSIDEILQELELSRFSFDEEVWENEIELDEVISFWNQVRRFSLFLSTGIASCILAVGMLLFFANGISEIIGFLAMFLLVALGVGLIITTSLSYSASKKKLNDRPYSQQVKIEARQQTEAYAKSFRVGLVFGIILCILSVTPILTNRAFGLPIGFALLLFFASVALGVFFIVYVSIIYTWFSKVAEGTFFISDEDEPGPRASQHMYGDSAKAIRLFERLYWPGIFIVYMVWSFMTRSWAYSWLIFVLGGVLEDYFLERLKRK from the coding sequence ATGAAAACCATTAAGGATTATCTAGATAGTTTATTTTTAAATGTACCGAATACACCTGAAACAAAAAAAGCCAAAGAAGACCTATTGGCAATCATGGAAGATCAGTATCACGGATTATTAGAAGAAGGAAAATCAGAGCATGAAGCCATTGGTGCAGTCATCAGTGAATTTGGTTCTATTGATGAGATCCTCCAAGAATTGGAACTTTCTCGGTTCTCTTTTGACGAAGAAGTCTGGGAAAACGAGATTGAACTCGATGAAGTGATTTCATTTTGGAACCAAGTCCGTCGTTTCTCCCTTTTTCTTTCAACAGGAATTGCTAGTTGTATCTTAGCTGTAGGAATGCTCTTATTTTTTGCTAATGGTATTAGCGAGATCATCGGTTTTCTGGCAATGTTTCTTCTGGTCGCTTTAGGCGTTGGTTTGATTATTACTACAAGTTTGAGCTATTCAGCTAGTAAGAAGAAACTAAATGATCGACCCTATTCACAACAAGTAAAAATCGAAGCAAGACAACAAACAGAAGCCTATGCGAAAAGTTTTCGAGTAGGACTAGTTTTCGGTATCATTTTATGTATCCTTTCGGTCACACCTATCTTGACGAATAGAGCCTTTGGCTTACCGATTGGATTCGCTTTATTACTTTTCTTTGCTTCCGTGGCACTCGGCGTCTTCTTTATCGTCTACGTCAGCATCATCTACACTTGGTTTTCAAAAGTCGCTGAAGGCACGTTCTTTATCTCAGATGAAGATGAGCCAGGACCACGAGCATCTCAACACATGTACGGAGACTCAGCAAAAGCGATTCGTTTATTTGAACGTTTATACTGGCCGGGCATCTTCATCGTTTACATGGTTTGGTCCTTTATGACCCGAAGCTGGGCTTACTCTTGGCTCATCTTTGTACTAGGCGGTGTATTAGAAGACTATTTTCTTGAAAGATTGAAACGTAAATAA
- the abc-f gene encoding ribosomal protection-like ABC-F family protein — MYIQANKISKNYSGVPLFENLSCTLNMQDKIGLIGQNGTGKTTFLQMLIGSEGVDEGTVSRKKGLSIGYIPQKIENGSIATFDYVYQSFKDIQELQTQLNYYEEKMCIATEDLDHIMKVYGDLQQRFETMGGYGLEDRITSVLKGLDLAEQIETPLGQLSGGERIRVELAKVLLQENDVLLLDEPTNHLDLDSVQWLEEYLRLTNCAFLVISHDRAFLDNVVKKIMEIEDGQIIEYSGNYSRYMTLKKQRIQELQKNHELQQKEIKRLKGMIRRYRQWGNEGDNEAFFKKAKEIERRLEKMILINAPKVPRKKLTTISQDDLSGKEVWVAKNIKKTVGKKYLFSDSSFKVYRGERIAILGKNGSGKSTLLKVVMGEIGVDEGAIKTGASLSIGYLPQHLTFDQPEQRILNYVKYLILDEQKARQVLANFGFFSGDVAKRIKDLSGGEQVRLYLLKLFQKKINVLILDEPTNHLDIYVREEVEELLSTFTGTILAVTHDRYFLRKNFDQILLVKDKKIEKLLYEDHSF, encoded by the coding sequence TTGTATATTCAAGCGAATAAGATCAGTAAAAATTATAGTGGTGTACCTCTTTTTGAAAATTTGAGTTGCACACTCAATATGCAAGACAAAATCGGATTGATCGGACAAAATGGAACTGGGAAAACAACTTTTCTTCAAATGTTGATCGGATCTGAAGGTGTTGATGAAGGGACAGTTAGTAGGAAAAAAGGGCTGTCGATTGGTTATATTCCACAGAAAATTGAAAATGGCTCAATCGCTACTTTTGACTATGTGTATCAAAGCTTCAAAGACATCCAAGAATTGCAAACACAACTCAATTACTATGAAGAAAAAATGTGTATCGCAACGGAAGATCTGGACCATATCATGAAAGTATATGGCGACTTGCAGCAACGATTTGAGACGATGGGCGGATATGGATTAGAAGATCGGATCACGAGTGTTTTGAAAGGATTAGACCTTGCAGAACAAATTGAAACACCGCTCGGTCAATTAAGCGGAGGCGAACGTATTCGAGTAGAATTAGCCAAAGTATTATTACAAGAAAATGATGTCCTTCTATTAGATGAGCCAACCAATCATCTTGATCTCGACTCCGTACAATGGTTAGAAGAATATCTGAGATTGACAAATTGTGCGTTCCTCGTGATTTCCCATGATCGTGCGTTCCTTGACAATGTAGTCAAAAAAATCATGGAGATCGAGGACGGTCAGATAATCGAATATTCGGGAAATTATAGTCGTTACATGACGTTGAAAAAACAACGGATACAGGAACTTCAAAAAAATCATGAACTTCAGCAAAAAGAAATCAAACGATTGAAAGGAATGATACGACGCTATCGCCAATGGGGGAATGAAGGAGACAACGAAGCATTCTTTAAAAAAGCAAAAGAAATCGAGCGTAGATTAGAAAAAATGATACTGATAAATGCGCCTAAGGTCCCCCGCAAAAAACTAACTACAATCAGTCAAGATGATCTGTCGGGGAAAGAAGTGTGGGTTGCCAAAAATATAAAGAAAACAGTAGGTAAAAAATATTTGTTTTCAGATAGTTCGTTTAAGGTCTATCGTGGTGAGCGGATCGCCATATTAGGTAAGAATGGTTCTGGGAAATCAACGCTATTAAAAGTAGTGATGGGGGAAATAGGAGTAGATGAAGGGGCCATTAAAACTGGCGCAAGTTTGTCAATTGGCTATTTACCTCAACACTTAACGTTTGATCAACCAGAACAACGGATATTGAATTATGTTAAATACCTGATACTTGATGAACAGAAAGCACGACAAGTATTAGCGAATTTTGGATTCTTCAGTGGGGATGTTGCTAAAAGGATCAAAGATCTTTCTGGCGGAGAACAAGTAAGGCTGTACCTCTTGAAACTGTTCCAAAAGAAAATCAATGTATTGATCCTAGATGAACCAACCAATCACTTGGATATCTATGTAAGAGAAGAAGTCGAAGAATTATTGTCTACATTTACCGGTACCATTTTAGCAGTTACTCATGATCGCTATTTCTTGCGAAAGAATTTCGATCAGATCTTATTAGTGAAAGATAAAAAAATCGAAAAGTTGTTGTATGAGGATCATTCATTTTAG
- a CDS encoding histidine phosphatase family protein encodes MSETTLYIVRHGKTMFNTIERVQGWCDTPLTKQGQEGIHFLGKGLKDIDFSYAYSSDSGRAIETARIVLSEHTKGKEIPYFIDKRIREWCFGSLEGGYDMEMWGVIPRVLNFQTYDEMFTTDVTFEQIANAIYETDTAGWAQPYAELKERVWSGFEDIAHQCEKNNGGNVLVVSHGLTIAFLLSLIDPSQPVRAGLLNGSVTKVTYKNGRFSIESVNDTSYIEQGKQQTRESFM; translated from the coding sequence ATGAGTGAGACAACCCTGTATATCGTCCGTCATGGTAAAACAATGTTCAATACGATTGAACGTGTGCAAGGCTGGTGTGACACACCATTGACGAAACAAGGACAAGAAGGTATCCATTTTTTAGGTAAAGGTCTAAAAGATATCGATTTTTCTTACGCCTATTCAAGCGACAGTGGCCGAGCAATCGAAACGGCACGGATCGTTTTAAGCGAACATACAAAAGGGAAAGAAATTCCTTACTTTATTGATAAACGGATTCGTGAATGGTGTTTTGGTTCGCTAGAAGGTGGCTACGATATGGAGATGTGGGGTGTCATTCCTCGTGTACTAAATTTTCAAACATACGATGAGATGTTCACCACAGATGTGACCTTTGAACAAATCGCTAATGCCATCTATGAGACGGATACTGCTGGCTGGGCGCAACCTTATGCCGAATTAAAAGAACGTGTCTGGTCAGGTTTTGAAGATATCGCCCATCAGTGTGAGAAGAACAATGGTGGCAATGTTTTAGTCGTCTCCCACGGCCTAACGATTGCTTTTCTTCTTAGCTTGATCGATCCTTCTCAACCAGTTCGTGCTGGATTGTTAAATGGTAGTGTCACAAAAGTAACCTATAAAAATGGTCGTTTTTCAATTGAAAGTGTCAACGATACCAGTTATATCGAACAAGGAAAACAACAGACAAGAGAATCATTTATGTGA
- a CDS encoding DUF1310 family protein, with protein sequence MKRKPIKKRQIVLIITGICLLWIGGTMYMDHLKLEEEMIRVVNSEEAKIVLEKTLKNLDSKALTSEGVIKNYKIDYKNIKRNPMGGISVPLIINDNNKLLVFNLLDRNQINGELSKLKNNIVRTTSDLYELLKEGGEDSEEY encoded by the coding sequence ATGAAGCGAAAACCGATCAAGAAGCGCCAAATCGTACTGATCATCACTGGCATATGCCTATTATGGATTGGAGGAACAATGTATATGGACCATTTGAAGTTAGAAGAAGAAATGATTCGAGTTGTGAATAGTGAAGAAGCAAAAATCGTTTTGGAGAAAACATTGAAAAATCTGGACTCTAAGGCGTTGACATCTGAAGGAGTGATAAAAAACTATAAAATTGATTATAAAAATATCAAGAGAAATCCAATGGGTGGGATTAGTGTACCTCTAATTATAAATGATAATAATAAGTTACTTGTTTTTAATCTACTAGATCGAAATCAGATAAACGGGGAGCTAAGTAAGCTAAAAAATAATATTGTGCGTACTACTTCTGACCTATATGAATTACTAAAAGAAGGAGGGGAAGATAGTGAAGAATACTGA
- a CDS encoding undecaprenyl-diphosphate phosphatase, translating to MFFANIIKAAILGIIEGITEWLPISSTGHLILADEFIKLDASSQFMSMFNVVIQLGAILAVVVLYFHKLNPFAPSKSSNEKKDTWVLWSKVLVACVPAAIIGLLLDDWLDAHFYKFLPVAIALIVYGIGFIIVEKRNKNKTPRWSNLNDLTFQAAILIGAFQVLALIPGTSRSGATILGAILIGASRFVATEFSFFLGIPVMFGASGLKIVKYLADGNSFQMEETVILLVGTVVSFIVSIFAIKFLINYLKRNDFTVFGWYRIILGIILIGYWFIAM from the coding sequence ATGTTTTTTGCAAATATCATAAAAGCAGCGATTCTAGGAATCATTGAAGGAATCACAGAGTGGCTGCCAATCAGTAGTACAGGACATTTGATCTTAGCAGATGAATTCATCAAGCTTGATGCGAGTTCACAATTCATGTCGATGTTCAATGTCGTGATCCAATTAGGAGCGATCTTAGCCGTCGTTGTTTTGTATTTCCACAAGTTGAACCCTTTTGCTCCTAGCAAATCCTCGAACGAGAAAAAAGATACGTGGGTTTTATGGTCAAAAGTACTTGTTGCTTGTGTGCCAGCAGCTATTATTGGTTTATTATTGGACGATTGGTTAGATGCCCATTTTTATAAATTTTTACCAGTAGCGATCGCCTTGATCGTTTACGGTATCGGTTTCATCATTGTTGAAAAGCGAAACAAAAATAAAACACCTCGTTGGTCAAACCTGAATGATTTGACTTTCCAAGCAGCGATTCTGATTGGGGCTTTCCAAGTCTTGGCTTTGATACCAGGGACTTCACGCTCCGGCGCTACGATCCTTGGAGCAATCCTGATTGGTGCTTCCCGCTTCGTTGCCACTGAGTTCTCATTTTTCCTTGGCATTCCAGTGATGTTTGGTGCCAGTGGATTAAAGATCGTGAAATACCTTGCTGATGGCAACAGCTTCCAAATGGAAGAAACAGTTATTCTTTTAGTAGGTACTGTGGTTTCATTCATCGTTTCGATTTTTGCGATCAAGTTCTTGATCAACTACTTGAAACGTAATGACTTTACTGTTTTTGGCTGGTATCGTATCATTCTAGGGATCATCTTGATCGGTTACTGGTTCATCGCAATGTAA
- a CDS encoding PadR family transcriptional regulator, translating to MISSDAIRGYNDAIILSILSKEDSYGYEISKQIREGTDSMYIIKETTLYSAFTRLEKQGLILSYPGEVTHGKKRTYYRISSAGKKLLEEKKDEWQQTKIVVDRFLQGGET from the coding sequence GTGATATCAAGTGATGCAATTCGTGGGTATAATGATGCCATCATCTTATCGATTCTTTCCAAAGAAGATTCCTACGGGTACGAAATCTCTAAACAGATTCGCGAGGGAACTGATTCAATGTATATCATCAAGGAAACAACCTTATACTCCGCGTTTACACGCCTAGAAAAGCAAGGGCTGATCCTTTCTTATCCTGGCGAAGTCACCCATGGCAAGAAACGAACGTATTACCGAATCAGTAGTGCTGGGAAGAAATTATTAGAAGAAAAAAAAGACGAGTGGCAGCAAACAAAAATCGTTGTTGACCGTTTTCTACAAGGAGGAGAAACATGA
- a CDS encoding MBL fold metallo-hydrolase: MHVLQLKTGTIEENCYLVYNDEALLIIDPGADAEMIQEQIKKTQQQPVAILLTHTHYDHIGAVEALKNTYDIPVYVSPLEQEWLGDPILNLSGLGRHDDMDNIIVSPAEYEFEMKQYRLGNMSFEVVPTPGHSAGSVSFIFDDFVISGDALFKGSIGRTDLYTGNLEQLLYSITTQLFVLPNEFVVYPGHGEPTTIEHEKKTNPFFNA; the protein is encoded by the coding sequence ATGCATGTTTTACAATTAAAAACTGGAACAATCGAGGAAAACTGTTACCTTGTCTACAACGACGAAGCGCTTCTGATCATTGATCCAGGAGCTGACGCTGAAATGATCCAAGAACAAATCAAGAAGACCCAGCAACAACCTGTCGCTATCTTATTGACTCATACGCATTACGACCACATTGGCGCTGTCGAAGCATTGAAAAATACCTATGACATCCCTGTCTATGTCAGTCCATTAGAACAAGAATGGCTTGGAGATCCCATCTTGAATCTCTCAGGACTTGGTCGCCATGATGATATGGATAATATCATTGTTTCTCCTGCGGAATATGAATTTGAAATGAAACAATACCGTCTTGGGAATATGTCATTTGAAGTCGTTCCAACACCTGGTCATTCAGCCGGTAGTGTTAGCTTTATTTTCGATGACTTCGTGATATCTGGAGACGCACTCTTTAAAGGGAGTATCGGTCGCACCGATCTCTACACCGGTAATTTAGAGCAGTTACTCTATAGCATCACGACACAGCTTTTTGTTCTACCAAATGAATTTGTGGTCTATCCTGGCCATGGAGAACCAACAACGATTGAACACGAGAAAAAAACAAACCCATTTTTTAACGCTTAA
- a CDS encoding DUF441 domain-containing protein, translating to MESWLFLGLIMLVAVLAKNQSLMLATGFILLVKFIPASKDFLTWLQGKGINIGVTIITAAILVPIATGDIGLKDLLDAFKSPMGWVAIFCGGLVAVLSSKGVGLIATDPQITVALVFGTILGVVFLKGIAAGPVIASGIAYCILQLFSFNK from the coding sequence ATGGAAAGTTGGTTATTTCTTGGGTTGATCATGCTGGTAGCCGTCCTTGCTAAAAATCAAAGTCTGATGTTAGCGACTGGTTTTATTTTACTTGTTAAGTTTATTCCTGCATCAAAAGATTTTTTGACATGGCTCCAAGGGAAAGGAATCAATATTGGCGTGACGATCATTACTGCGGCGATTTTAGTGCCTATTGCTACAGGTGATATTGGTTTAAAAGATTTGCTTGATGCGTTCAAATCACCTATGGGTTGGGTAGCGATCTTCTGTGGTGGCTTAGTTGCTGTATTGTCGTCTAAAGGCGTTGGCTTGATTGCGACAGATCCACAAATCACTGTGGCTTTAGTTTTTGGAACGATCTTAGGCGTTGTGTTCTTAAAAGGAATCGCAGCGGGCCCTGTGATTGCTTCTGGAATCGCCTATTGCATTCTCCAATTGTTTTCTTTTAATAAATAA
- a CDS encoding ATP-dependent DNA helicase, giving the protein MVKKSKISVRHLVEFILRRGSIDNRKKSNHTALEGAKIHRKLQKEAGEEYQKEVFLQTSVQLDPYELIVEGRADGIFKKDGVYHIDEIKTSEPRFEDLEPEQVELFFHQARVYAYIYSQENNLEEINLQLTYYQTTEEVITRKVEHQTREQLEVFFKKLTEDYQEWLIFQQNWRTVRNASLMALKFPYEEYRKGQRELAVAAYKTIRTKQKLFAEAPTGTGKTISTLFPSLKAIGEDEGERIFYLTAKTITRHVAEDALAALKDVGAETKSVTLTAKDKICFLDETTCNPDQCPYANGYYNRINEGLWDLLNHENQITREVIERYAKKHTLCPFELSLDVSLWCDVIIGDYNYLFDPTVYLRRFFDEEKNEDHLFLIDEAHNLVNRSREMYSAELSYGKARKVYGEIPKEFKKLRRRWNRLLKAFDQIQEIALEEGWNYHHQKAPADSLINAGFQLGEFIQEWLAEYPEHPMQEQILGFYFDLNHFLKISEFYDDHYETTVEKSYHDLIVKQFCIDPSLFLEQSLNKGRSSLLFSASFSPLSYYQETLGGKESLAYRLPSPFPIENQQVLIASYLETTYRKREQSMPRLVETIQRFIQGKKGNYMIFFPSYQYLDQVAEVFKETYPSTRTLIQGTQLNEQEREDFLAEFIVEPQETLVGFCVLGGIFSEGIDLCGSRLIGSMIVGVGLPQMNHEQELIKSYYDEKEQLGFAYAYQLPGMNKVLQAAGRVIRDMEDQGIVLLADQRFVSSNYRKLFPPHWHQAKEVRTVEALSQTIHQFWQDH; this is encoded by the coding sequence ATGGTGAAAAAATCTAAAATATCCGTCCGTCACTTAGTCGAGTTCATCTTGCGTCGCGGAAGTATCGATAATCGAAAGAAAAGTAATCATACCGCCTTGGAAGGTGCAAAAATCCACCGCAAGCTCCAAAAAGAAGCAGGCGAAGAGTATCAAAAAGAAGTGTTCTTACAAACCAGTGTACAGCTTGATCCTTATGAACTGATCGTTGAAGGACGAGCAGATGGTATCTTCAAAAAAGATGGTGTGTACCACATCGACGAAATTAAAACGTCGGAACCACGCTTTGAAGATTTAGAACCCGAACAAGTCGAATTGTTTTTTCATCAAGCAAGAGTGTACGCCTATATTTATAGTCAAGAAAACAACTTAGAGGAGATCAACCTCCAGCTAACCTATTATCAAACCACAGAAGAAGTCATCACACGGAAAGTGGAACATCAGACGAGAGAACAACTGGAAGTGTTTTTTAAAAAACTGACCGAGGATTACCAAGAGTGGCTGATTTTTCAGCAAAATTGGCGTACGGTACGTAATGCCTCATTGATGGCACTAAAGTTTCCATACGAAGAGTATCGTAAAGGACAAAGGGAACTGGCAGTTGCTGCCTATAAAACGATCCGGACAAAACAAAAACTGTTCGCGGAAGCTCCCACTGGTACTGGAAAAACGATCTCTACATTATTTCCATCCTTAAAGGCGATCGGAGAAGATGAAGGAGAACGTATTTTTTACTTAACCGCGAAAACCATTACGAGACATGTGGCTGAAGATGCGTTAGCAGCGTTAAAAGATGTTGGGGCTGAGACAAAAAGTGTGACCTTGACAGCTAAAGATAAGATTTGCTTCTTAGATGAGACCACGTGTAATCCAGACCAATGCCCTTATGCCAATGGCTATTATAATCGAATCAACGAGGGGTTATGGGATTTATTAAACCACGAAAACCAGATTACTCGTGAGGTAATTGAGAGATATGCGAAGAAACATACCTTATGCCCATTTGAACTCTCTTTAGATGTCAGTTTATGGTGTGACGTGATCATCGGGGATTACAACTATCTGTTCGACCCAACGGTTTACTTGAGACGATTTTTTGATGAAGAGAAAAATGAAGATCATCTTTTCTTGATCGATGAAGCACACAATTTAGTCAATCGTTCAAGAGAAATGTATTCTGCTGAATTATCTTATGGAAAAGCACGTAAAGTCTATGGAGAGATCCCGAAGGAATTTAAAAAACTACGTCGTCGATGGAATCGTCTTTTAAAAGCTTTTGATCAGATCCAAGAAATTGCTCTTGAAGAAGGATGGAACTATCATCATCAAAAAGCCCCAGCAGATTCATTGATCAACGCAGGGTTTCAACTCGGTGAATTTATTCAAGAATGGTTGGCTGAATATCCTGAACACCCGATGCAAGAGCAAATTTTAGGATTTTATTTTGACTTGAATCATTTTTTAAAAATCAGTGAATTCTATGACGATCACTATGAAACAACTGTAGAGAAAAGTTACCATGATTTGATTGTGAAGCAATTTTGCATCGATCCTAGTTTATTTTTAGAACAATCGTTGAATAAAGGACGGAGTAGTCTTTTGTTTTCTGCGAGTTTTTCACCACTTTCTTATTATCAAGAAACATTAGGGGGCAAAGAGAGTTTAGCGTATCGCTTACCTAGTCCATTCCCAATTGAGAATCAACAAGTACTTATAGCAAGTTATCTTGAAACGACGTATCGCAAAAGAGAGCAGAGTATGCCACGTTTAGTCGAAACGATTCAACGTTTCATTCAAGGGAAGAAGGGCAATTATATGATTTTCTTTCCTTCCTATCAATATTTGGACCAAGTCGCCGAAGTGTTCAAAGAAACTTACCCTTCGACTCGCACACTTATCCAAGGAACCCAGTTGAATGAACAAGAACGAGAAGATTTCTTAGCAGAATTTATAGTCGAACCGCAAGAAACATTAGTAGGCTTTTGTGTACTTGGCGGCATTTTTTCAGAAGGAATCGATCTATGCGGATCACGCTTGATTGGTAGTATGATCGTTGGTGTGGGCTTACCACAAATGAATCATGAGCAAGAGTTGATCAAATCTTACTATGATGAAAAAGAACAACTAGGTTTTGCTTATGCTTACCAGTTACCAGGAATGAATAAAGTATTGCAAGCAGCTGGGCGAGTAATCAGAGATATGGAAGATCAAGGCATTGTGCTTTTAGCAGATCAACGCTTTGTCTCATCAAATTATCGTAAACTTTTCCCGCCACATTGGCACCAAGCAAAAGAAGTTCGAACAGTTGAGGCACTATCACAAACTATCCATCAGTTTTGGCAAGACCACTAA
- a CDS encoding DUF2974 domain-containing protein, giving the protein MKNTEKEKVGIAKQQYETLRLKEPFFKNEDKEFIGYVSHINSKITGEQSFIITDKYVPLSASLSERESVKEVMVLYRGSSFDSSLDTKLDWQYNNIFTAFQVINGGEAAAMPQLQSSATTLQQTLEAYPNAEFYVYGHSLGSMNAQYALASISSSDADRVYGYVYQGPNIYEVLTSEQKRQADYLTAEYRLLNYIDSKDLVAIGYGGGKKAVGQIVYPLSERLGLRRTIDQHMWGGYQFEEDGSLLTTNSSGTVLAEYQRRLKKRSIASIKSEWSGQTWGISAAKEVYLDAVQAKSIVSGMKTAIDEKITELMTVYQTGIDQANQLWQDTIANARSYGSNLT; this is encoded by the coding sequence GTGAAGAATACTGAAAAAGAAAAGGTTGGAATAGCCAAGCAACAATATGAAACTTTGCGCTTAAAAGAGCCTTTCTTTAAAAATGAGGATAAAGAGTTCATCGGTTACGTCTCCCACATCAACAGCAAAATCACCGGCGAACAATCATTTATCATTACCGACAAATATGTTCCCTTATCAGCATCTCTTAGCGAAAGGGAAAGCGTAAAAGAAGTCATGGTTTTATATCGTGGTTCGTCGTTTGATTCTTCATTAGATACCAAATTAGATTGGCAGTACAATAATATTTTTACAGCTTTTCAGGTGATCAATGGTGGTGAGGCAGCAGCGATGCCTCAGCTTCAATCTTCTGCGACAACACTACAACAAACATTGGAAGCTTATCCAAATGCTGAATTTTATGTATATGGTCATTCTTTAGGATCAATGAATGCGCAATATGCGTTAGCGAGTATTTCTTCAAGTGATGCGGATCGTGTTTATGGCTATGTGTATCAGGGACCGAATATCTATGAGGTATTAACGTCTGAGCAAAAACGGCAAGCGGATTATTTGACCGCAGAGTATCGTCTTTTGAATTACATTGACTCAAAAGACTTAGTTGCGATTGGATATGGGGGAGGCAAAAAGGCAGTTGGGCAGATCGTTTATCCACTATCTGAACGGCTGGGCTTGAGGCGCACGATCGATCAACATATGTGGGGAGGTTACCAATTTGAGGAAGATGGTTCTTTATTAACAACGAATAGCAGTGGCACTGTATTAGCTGAGTATCAAAGACGATTGAAAAAAAGATCAATTGCTAGTATTAAAAGTGAATGGAGCGGACAAACATGGGGAATTTCGGCAGCTAAAGAAGTTTACCTGGATGCAGTTCAAGCGAAAAGCATTGTTTCAGGAATGAAGACAGCGATTGATGAAAAAATCACTGAACTGATGACGGTCTATCAAACAGGCATCGATCAGGCGAATCAACTGTGGCAAGATACAATCGCTAATGCGCGTTCATATGGAAGCAATCTTACATAA
- the holA gene encoding DNA polymerase III subunit delta: MVRDVSIQVELQKIRKEKLAPCYLVLGTEKFLQDQVRTEILKKIQISGEDDLNFLRFDMTQATIDDVIAEAETLPFFGDQRVVFVENPYFLTGEKNSNSIEQNTDLLVDYLKEPLESTVLVFFAPYEKLDERKKVTKQLKKTAISINVQQLNEKEVRQYLLNTLENTPLTLDRKAIDLFLRLTDLDLSKMMAELDKLMLYGQNQSAISAKEIEQLVPKTLEHNIFDMTQYMLSGDTEHTLRLFEDLVTQGEEIIKINAILLSQLRLYLQTKFLVKIGYQQANIAETLKIHPYRVKLAMQEVRKFDERTLVQLFDQLVEMDYQVKSGQIEKKLSFQLFVFQAAERLNNK, from the coding sequence GTGGTGAGAGATGTGAGTATCCAAGTTGAACTACAAAAAATTCGTAAAGAAAAGCTCGCACCTTGTTATCTCGTTTTAGGAACTGAGAAGTTTTTACAAGACCAAGTGCGTACAGAAATCCTCAAGAAAATACAAATATCAGGAGAAGATGACCTTAATTTTCTGCGATTTGATATGACTCAAGCAACGATCGATGACGTAATCGCTGAAGCAGAAACCTTACCGTTTTTCGGTGATCAACGGGTGGTTTTTGTCGAAAACCCTTATTTTTTGACGGGTGAAAAAAACAGCAACAGTATCGAACAAAACACAGATCTTTTAGTAGACTATTTAAAAGAACCGCTTGAATCAACCGTACTCGTTTTTTTTGCGCCTTATGAAAAATTAGATGAACGAAAAAAAGTCACGAAACAATTGAAGAAAACGGCGATATCGATCAATGTTCAGCAATTGAATGAAAAAGAAGTGCGACAGTATTTATTGAATACATTAGAAAATACACCGCTTACTCTAGATCGTAAAGCAATTGACCTTTTTTTACGATTGACTGATTTAGACTTATCAAAAATGATGGCAGAATTAGATAAATTGATGTTATATGGACAGAATCAATCAGCAATCTCTGCGAAAGAAATCGAACAATTAGTGCCTAAGACATTGGAACATAATATCTTTGACATGACACAATATATGCTTTCTGGAGATACGGAACATACCCTGCGATTATTTGAAGATTTAGTCACACAAGGGGAAGAGATCATCAAGATCAATGCGATCCTACTCTCCCAACTACGATTGTATCTCCAAACGAAATTTTTAGTCAAAATCGGGTACCAACAAGCAAACATTGCGGAAACTTTGAAAATCCATCCCTATCGGGTAAAATTGGCAATGCAAGAAGTTAGGAAGTTCGATGAACGAACATTAGTCCAATTGTTCGACCAATTAGTCGAGATGGACTATCAAGTAAAAAGTGGACAGATCGAAAAGAAATTGAGTTTCCAATTATTTGTGTTTCAGGCAGCTGAAAGATTAAATAATAAATAA
- the rpsT gene encoding 30S ribosomal protein S20, with product MPNIESAIKRVRTSENANVKNSSQTSAMRTAIKKFEDAVASGADNVDALYKDAVKAIDMAETKGLIHKNKANRDKSRLSKKIAK from the coding sequence ATGCCAAACATTGAATCTGCAATCAAACGTGTTCGCACAAGCGAAAACGCGAATGTAAAAAATTCATCTCAAACTAGTGCTATGCGTACTGCAATCAAAAAATTTGAGGATGCTGTAGCTTCAGGTGCTGACAACGTAGATGCGTTATATAAAGACGCTGTTAAAGCGATCGATATGGCTGAAACTAAAGGTCTTATCCACAAAAACAAAGCAAACCGCGACAAATCTCGTTTAAGCAAAAAAATCGCTAAATAA